The Streptomyces sp. CC0208 genome window below encodes:
- a CDS encoding aspartate-semialdehyde dehydrogenase: MTVRPTLAVVGATGAVGTVMLQILSQHADIWGEIRLIASPRSAGRKLAVRGEQVEVVALSEEAFDGVDVAMFDVPDEVAAHWAPVAAARGAVVVDNSGAFRMDPEVPLVVPEVNAHMARKRPRGIIANPNCTTLSMIVALGALHAEFGLRELVVSSYQAVSGAGRAGVETLRQQLSLVAGTELGTHPGDVRRAVGDNTGPFPEPVALNVVPWAGSLREDGWSSEEMKVRDESRKILGLPTLPVAVTCVRVPVVTVHSLTVHARFEGEVTVRKAREIIATAPGVVLFDDPAAGEFPTPADVVGTDPTWVGRVRRALDDPTALELFVCGDNLRKGAALNTAQIAELVAAEFG; encoded by the coding sequence ATGACCGTACGTCCGACGCTCGCGGTCGTAGGCGCGACCGGGGCCGTCGGCACGGTCATGCTCCAGATCCTGTCCCAGCACGCGGACATCTGGGGCGAGATCCGACTGATCGCCTCCCCGCGCTCGGCCGGCCGCAAGCTGGCCGTGCGCGGGGAGCAGGTCGAGGTGGTCGCCCTGTCGGAGGAGGCCTTCGACGGGGTCGACGTCGCCATGTTCGACGTACCCGACGAGGTGGCCGCGCACTGGGCGCCGGTCGCCGCCGCACGCGGTGCCGTCGTCGTGGACAACTCCGGCGCCTTCCGGATGGACCCGGAGGTGCCGCTCGTGGTGCCCGAGGTCAACGCGCACATGGCCCGCAAGCGGCCGCGCGGGATCATCGCCAACCCCAACTGCACGACCCTCTCCATGATCGTGGCCCTGGGCGCGCTGCACGCCGAGTTCGGGCTGCGGGAGCTGGTGGTGTCCTCGTACCAGGCGGTGAGCGGCGCGGGCCGGGCTGGCGTGGAGACCCTGCGCCAGCAGCTGTCCCTGGTCGCGGGCACCGAGCTCGGCACGCACCCCGGTGACGTGCGGCGGGCCGTCGGCGACAACACCGGGCCGTTCCCGGAGCCGGTCGCGCTGAACGTCGTACCGTGGGCCGGTTCCCTGCGCGAGGACGGGTGGTCCTCGGAGGAGATGAAGGTGCGGGACGAGTCCCGCAAGATCCTGGGCCTGCCCACGCTGCCGGTCGCCGTTACCTGTGTGCGGGTCCCGGTGGTCACCGTGCACTCCCTCACCGTCCACGCCCGCTTCGAGGGCGAGGTCACCGTCCGCAAGGCGCGCGAGATCATCGCGACCGCCCCCGGGGTCGTCCTCTTCGACGATCCGGCCGCCGGCGAGTTCCCCACCCCCGCCGACGTCGTCGGCACCGATCCCACCTGGGTGGGGCGGGTCCGGCGGGCCCTCGACGACCCCACCGCCCTCGAACTCTTCGTGTGCGGGGACAACCTGCGCAAGGGTGCCGCGCTCAACACCGCGCAGATCGCGGAGCTCGTCGCGGCCGAGTTCGGGTGA
- a CDS encoding aspartate kinase produces MGLVVQKYGGSSVADAEGIKRVAKRIVEAKKNGHQVVVVVSAMGDTTDELIDLAEQVSPMPAGREFDMLLTAGERISMALLAMAIKNLGHEAQSFTGSQAGVITDSVHNKARIIDVTPGRIRTALDEGNIAIVAGFQGVSQDKKDITTLGRGGSDTTAVALAAALDAEVCEIYTDVDGVFTADPRVVKKAKKIDWISFEDMLELAASGSKVLLHRCVEYARRYNIPIHVRSSFSGLQGTWVSSEPIEQGDKQVEQAIISGVAHDTSEAKVTVVGVPDKPGEAAVIFRTIADAEINIDMIVQNVSAASTGLTDISFTLPKAEGRKAIDALEKNKSGIGFDSLRYDDQIGKISLVGAGMKTNPGVTADFFTALSDAGVNIELISTSEIRISVVTRADDVNEAVRAVHSAFGLDSDSDEAVVYGGTGR; encoded by the coding sequence GTGGGCCTTGTCGTGCAGAAGTACGGAGGCTCCTCCGTAGCCGATGCCGAGGGCATCAAGCGCGTCGCCAAGCGGATCGTCGAAGCGAAGAAGAACGGCCACCAGGTGGTCGTCGTCGTTTCCGCGATGGGCGACACGACGGACGAGCTGATCGATCTCGCCGAGCAGGTATCTCCCATGCCTGCCGGGCGGGAGTTCGACATGCTGCTGACCGCCGGGGAGCGTATCTCCATGGCGCTGCTGGCCATGGCGATCAAAAACCTGGGCCACGAGGCCCAGTCCTTCACCGGCAGCCAGGCCGGCGTCATCACCGACTCGGTCCACAACAAAGCCCGGATCATCGACGTCACGCCGGGCCGTATCCGTACGGCCCTCGACGAGGGCAACATCGCCATCGTCGCCGGCTTCCAGGGCGTCAGCCAGGACAAGAAGGACATCACCACGCTCGGGCGCGGTGGCTCCGACACCACCGCCGTGGCGCTCGCGGCCGCCCTCGACGCCGAGGTGTGCGAGATCTACACCGACGTCGACGGCGTGTTCACCGCCGACCCGCGGGTGGTCAAGAAGGCGAAGAAGATCGACTGGATCTCCTTCGAGGACATGCTGGAGCTCGCCGCCTCGGGCTCGAAGGTGCTGCTCCACCGCTGTGTGGAGTACGCCCGTCGCTACAACATCCCGATCCACGTCCGGTCGTCCTTCAGCGGGCTGCAGGGCACGTGGGTGAGCAGTGAGCCGATCGAGCAAGGGGACAAGCAGGTGGAGCAGGCCATCATCTCCGGTGTCGCGCACGACACCTCCGAGGCCAAGGTCACGGTCGTCGGCGTGCCGGACAAGCCGGGTGAGGCCGCGGTGATCTTCCGCACGATCGCGGACGCCGAGATCAACATCGACATGATCGTGCAGAACGTCTCCGCCGCCTCCACCGGGCTGACGGACATCTCCTTCACGCTCCCCAAGGCCGAGGGCCGCAAGGCCATCGACGCCCTGGAGAAGAACAAGTCCGGCATCGGCTTCGACTCGCTGCGCTACGACGACCAGATCGGCAAGATCTCCCTCGTCGGCGCGGGTATGAAGACCAACCCGGGCGTCACGGCCGACTTCTTCACCGCCCTGTCTGACGCCGGCGTGAACATCGAGCTGATCTCGACCTCCGAGATCCGCATCTCGGTCGTCACCCGCGCCGACGACGTCAACGAAGCCGTCCGCGCCGTGCACAGCGCCTTCGGGCTCGACTCCGACAGCGACGAGGCCGTGGTCTACGGAGGCACCGGCCGATGA
- a CDS encoding response regulator transcription factor, with protein MRVLLVEDDEPVAQSLRRGLIRYGFEVEWVSTGAAALGHEGPYDVVLLDLGLPDTDGLDVCRALRERGDVPIIVISARSDETDRVVGLELGADDYVTKPFGVREVIARIRAVMRRAQPRTEVAAAGPDTYGSRLSIDRKAARVRLDGEEVPLAPKEYDLLAFLTEEPGALMSREQIMEAVWDANWFGPTKTLDVHVAALRRKLAGAVVIEAVRGVGFRLEIVKDTGAS; from the coding sequence GTGCGCGTACTCCTGGTGGAAGACGATGAGCCGGTCGCCCAGTCCCTGAGACGGGGTCTGATCCGGTACGGGTTCGAGGTCGAGTGGGTCTCCACCGGCGCGGCCGCCCTCGGCCACGAGGGCCCCTACGACGTCGTCCTCCTCGATCTCGGGCTGCCCGACACCGACGGCCTCGACGTGTGCAGGGCGCTGCGCGAGCGCGGTGACGTGCCGATCATCGTGATCAGCGCGCGCAGCGACGAGACGGACCGGGTGGTCGGCCTGGAGCTCGGCGCCGACGACTACGTGACCAAGCCGTTCGGGGTCCGGGAGGTCATCGCGCGGATACGGGCCGTGATGCGACGCGCGCAGCCCCGTACCGAGGTCGCCGCGGCGGGTCCCGACACCTACGGCTCCCGTCTGAGCATCGACCGCAAGGCCGCCCGGGTCCGTCTCGACGGCGAGGAGGTGCCCCTGGCACCCAAGGAGTACGACCTGCTGGCCTTCCTCACCGAGGAGCCGGGCGCGCTGATGTCGCGCGAGCAGATCATGGAGGCGGTCTGGGACGCGAACTGGTTCGGGCCGACCAAGACACTGGACGTGCACGTGGCGGCGCTGCGGCGCAAGCTCGCCGGGGCGGTCGTCATCGAGGCCGTCCGGGGTGTGGGCTTCCGGCTGGAGATCGTCAAGGACACCGGGGCCTCATGA